A genomic window from Roseofilum casamattae BLCC-M143 includes:
- a CDS encoding YggT family protein, translated as MYLLASTLATFCQIYFVLIIIRVLLSWFPNINWFDPPFSLLSQLTDPYLNIFRSIIPPLGGLDFSPILAIFLLQFLAGTFTTLQSSFAL; from the coding sequence ATGTATTTGCTTGCTAGCACTTTAGCTACCTTTTGTCAAATCTATTTTGTTCTGATTATTATTCGAGTCTTACTTAGTTGGTTTCCCAACATTAACTGGTTTGACCCGCCCTTTTCTCTCTTAAGTCAGCTAACCGATCCCTATCTCAATATTTTTCGGTCCATTATTCCGCCCTTGGGAGGACTCGATTTTTCACCAATTTTGGCGATCTTCCTCCTCCAGTTTTTAGCCGGAACCTTTACCACTCTGCAAAGCTCCTTTGCTCTTTAG
- the purF gene encoding amidophosphoribosyltransferase produces the protein MELDVLNLNCADKPQEACGVFGIYAPSEEVAKLTYFGIFALQHRGQESAGIATFSGGRVHQYKNMGLVSQVFNEEILSDLVGEIAVGHVRYSTTGSSHIANAQPAVVESRLGSLALAHNGNLVNVMELRDKLEQEDRCFLTTTDSEMIALAIATEVDRGKDWLEGAISAFNYCEGAYSLVIGTPEGIMGVRDPHGIRPLVIGTLGQNPCRYVLASETCALDIIGAEYLRDVEPGELVWITDDGLASFHWTQKPQRKLCIFEMIYFSRPDSVVEEETIYSYRKRLGHYLARESPADVDLIIGVPDSGIPAAIGFSEASGIPYAEGLIKNRYVGRTFIQPTQAMRESGIRMKLNPLKDVLSGKRVILVDDSIVRGTTSRKLVKAVRDAGATEVHMRISSPPVTHPCFYGIDTDNQDQLIAATKSVTEIAEQIGVDSLTYLSWEAMHQATGEHQNHFCSACFTGNYPIAIPEPLKRSKLMLETVS, from the coding sequence ATGGAGCTTGATGTTTTGAACCTCAACTGTGCTGACAAACCCCAAGAAGCGTGTGGCGTGTTTGGCATCTATGCCCCCTCGGAAGAGGTCGCCAAACTCACCTATTTCGGAATTTTTGCCCTGCAACATCGAGGACAAGAATCGGCCGGAATCGCCACATTTTCTGGCGGCCGAGTGCATCAGTATAAGAACATGGGACTAGTTTCCCAAGTCTTTAACGAAGAGATCCTCAGCGACTTAGTGGGGGAAATTGCGGTTGGCCACGTGCGCTATTCCACAACCGGATCGTCCCATATTGCCAACGCGCAACCGGCTGTGGTCGAAAGTCGGCTCGGATCTCTTGCATTAGCGCATAATGGCAACTTAGTCAATGTTATGGAACTGCGAGATAAACTCGAGCAAGAAGATCGCTGTTTTCTCACCACCACAGATTCGGAAATGATTGCCTTGGCGATCGCCACAGAAGTCGATCGCGGCAAAGACTGGCTGGAAGGAGCCATCAGCGCCTTTAACTACTGCGAAGGCGCCTACAGTCTCGTCATTGGGACCCCTGAAGGTATCATGGGCGTGCGCGACCCTCACGGCATTCGTCCCCTGGTCATCGGCACATTAGGACAAAATCCTTGTCGTTATGTCCTCGCCTCCGAAACTTGCGCCCTAGACATTATCGGTGCCGAATATCTGCGGGATGTGGAACCGGGGGAACTCGTCTGGATTACTGACGATGGCTTAGCCTCCTTCCACTGGACGCAAAAACCGCAACGGAAACTCTGCATCTTCGAGATGATTTACTTCTCCCGTCCCGATAGCGTTGTCGAAGAAGAAACCATCTACTCCTATCGCAAGCGACTCGGCCATTATCTCGCCCGAGAATCCCCAGCAGATGTGGATTTAATTATTGGCGTTCCCGACTCCGGCATTCCCGCCGCCATCGGATTTTCCGAAGCCTCCGGCATTCCCTACGCCGAAGGCCTGATCAAAAATCGTTATGTGGGTCGCACTTTTATTCAACCCACTCAAGCCATGCGCGAATCCGGCATCCGCATGAAACTGAATCCCCTGAAAGATGTTTTATCCGGCAAGCGAGTAATTCTGGTGGATGATTCCATCGTGCGCGGCACCACCAGCCGTAAATTAGTCAAAGCCGTACGAGATGCTGGAGCGACAGAGGTTCACATGCGAATTTCCTCTCCTCCAGTGACCCACCCTTGCTTCTACGGCATTGATACGGACAATCAAGACCAACTGATTGCAGCCACCAAATCAGTAACGGAAATTGCCGAACAAATTGGGGTAGACTCCCTTACCTATCTGAGTTGGGAAGCCATGCATCAAGCCACCGGAGAGCATCAAAACCACTTCTGCTCCGCCTGTTTCACCGGAAACTATCCCATTGCCATTCCCGAACCCTTAAAGCGTTCCAAGCTCATGTTAGAAACCGTCTCTTAA
- the purL gene encoding phosphoribosylformylglycinamidine synthase subunit PurL, which translates to MAAFSDAPFPPEEIASEGIKPSEYDEITQRLGRHPNKAELGMFGVMWSEHCCYKNSRPLLSQFPTEGDRILVGPGENAGVVDLGDGLRLAFKIESHNHPSAIEPFQGAATGVGGILRDIFTMGARPIALLNSLRFGNLDDARNRRIFTGVVDGIAHYGNSVGVPTVGGEVYFDPAYTGNPLVNVMALGLMETPEIVKSGAFGIGNPVLYVGSTTGRDGMGGASFASAELSEASMDDRPAVQVGDPFLEKSLIEACLEAFKTGAVAAAQDMGAAGITCSTSEMAAKGGVGIELDLDKIPAREVGMVPYEYLLSESQERMLFVAHKGREDELIEIFHRWGLQATVAGNVIEEPIVRILYQGETAAEIPATALSDNTPIYHRELMAEPPEYAQTAWQWTDEQLPSCSAEGIEVAGILKSWNDCLLDLLATPTIASKHWVYRQYDRQVQNNTVLLPGGADAAIVRLRPVNDSLEPQPIPSVQSGVAATVDCNSRYVYLNPYEGAKAVVAEAARNLSCVGAEPIAVTDNLNFGSPEKPIGYWQLAEACRGLAEGCRELSTPVTGGNVSLYNETLDSTGNPQPIYPTPVVGMVGLVPDLSRICGQGWRNDGDIIYLLGASDNLTLGASEYLATIHNTIAGQPPTVDFDRERRVQAACRHGIRQGWIQSAHDCAEGGLVVTLAECCLAGDRGATIEKHWDEQRPDLNWFGEGGARIVVSVSPGNTESWEAYLQQYLPQLWEKLGTVGGEQLAIAGSDRGKISLSCTEMGDRYHHAIPQYLHP; encoded by the coding sequence ATGGCTGCATTTTCTGACGCTCCGTTTCCTCCCGAAGAAATTGCCTCTGAAGGCATCAAACCCTCCGAATATGACGAAATTACCCAACGCCTGGGCAGACACCCCAACAAAGCCGAACTAGGCATGTTTGGTGTCATGTGGTCGGAGCATTGTTGCTACAAAAATTCCCGGCCCCTACTGAGTCAGTTTCCCACAGAAGGCGATCGCATCCTTGTGGGACCGGGAGAAAATGCCGGAGTCGTCGATCTTGGCGATGGCCTGCGTTTGGCGTTTAAGATAGAATCTCACAACCATCCGAGCGCGATCGAACCGTTCCAAGGTGCCGCTACCGGAGTTGGCGGTATCCTGCGCGACATCTTCACCATGGGCGCTCGCCCCATCGCCCTCCTCAACTCTCTCCGTTTCGGCAATTTAGACGATGCCCGCAACCGTCGCATCTTCACGGGCGTGGTTGATGGCATTGCTCACTATGGAAATAGCGTCGGCGTTCCCACCGTCGGCGGCGAGGTTTATTTCGATCCTGCTTATACCGGAAATCCCTTAGTCAATGTCATGGCATTGGGACTCATGGAAACTCCAGAAATTGTCAAATCTGGAGCCTTCGGTATCGGCAACCCGGTACTCTACGTTGGTTCGACTACCGGACGGGATGGCATGGGCGGCGCGAGTTTTGCTAGTGCGGAACTGAGCGAAGCCTCCATGGACGATCGCCCGGCGGTGCAAGTGGGCGATCCTTTCCTGGAAAAATCCTTAATTGAAGCCTGTCTGGAAGCATTTAAAACCGGTGCGGTTGCTGCCGCTCAGGATATGGGTGCGGCGGGCATTACTTGCTCGACTTCGGAAATGGCAGCGAAAGGTGGAGTCGGTATCGAACTTGACTTGGACAAAATCCCCGCCCGCGAAGTCGGCATGGTTCCTTACGAATATCTGCTTTCCGAGTCCCAAGAGCGAATGTTGTTTGTGGCCCATAAAGGACGGGAAGACGAGTTAATCGAAATTTTCCATCGCTGGGGACTGCAAGCGACAGTTGCAGGCAATGTTATCGAAGAGCCTATTGTCCGCATTCTCTACCAAGGAGAAACGGCAGCCGAAATTCCCGCAACGGCTCTTTCCGACAATACGCCAATTTATCATAGGGAGTTGATGGCAGAACCTCCCGAGTACGCGCAAACAGCTTGGCAGTGGACTGACGAGCAACTTCCCAGTTGTAGCGCTGAAGGAATAGAAGTCGCTGGAATCTTAAAATCCTGGAATGATTGTCTCTTAGATTTGCTCGCGACTCCGACGATCGCCTCCAAGCATTGGGTCTATCGCCAATACGATCGCCAGGTACAAAATAACACGGTTCTTTTACCGGGAGGAGCCGATGCAGCGATCGTGCGCTTGCGTCCGGTCAATGATAGCTTAGAGCCTCAACCTATACCCTCGGTTCAGTCTGGAGTCGCCGCAACGGTAGATTGTAACTCGCGCTATGTCTATCTCAACCCTTACGAAGGAGCGAAAGCTGTCGTTGCCGAAGCCGCGCGTAACTTAAGCTGCGTCGGTGCAGAACCTATTGCCGTCACGGATAACCTCAACTTTGGTTCTCCAGAAAAACCCATCGGTTATTGGCAACTGGCAGAAGCTTGTCGGGGTTTAGCCGAAGGTTGCCGAGAACTTTCAACTCCGGTGACTGGCGGCAATGTCTCTTTGTATAACGAGACGCTCGACAGTACGGGAAATCCCCAGCCTATTTATCCGACTCCAGTCGTCGGTATGGTGGGTTTAGTGCCCGATCTCTCTCGCATTTGCGGTCAGGGATGGCGCAATGATGGCGATATTATTTACCTCCTCGGTGCTTCCGATAATTTAACCTTAGGTGCTTCCGAATATCTAGCAACCATTCATAATACGATCGCCGGACAACCCCCCACCGTCGATTTCGATCGCGAGCGCCGAGTCCAAGCTGCTTGTCGCCACGGCATTCGCCAAGGATGGATCCAGTCGGCTCACGATTGCGCCGAAGGCGGATTGGTAGTAACCTTAGCCGAATGCTGTTTAGCCGGCGATCGCGGCGCTACCATCGAGAAACATTGGGACGAACAACGCCCGGATCTCAATTGGTTTGGCGAAGGAGGTGCTCGCATAGTAGTCTCGGTTTCTCCTGGCAATACCGAGTCTTGGGAAGCCTATTTGCAGCAATATCTCCCTCAGTTATGGGAAAAACTCGGAACCGTAGGCGGAGAACAACTCGCGATCGCCGGATCGGATCGCGGTAAAATTTCCCTCTCTTGCACGGAAATGGGCGATCGCTATCATCATGCCATTCCCCAATACCTGCACCCATAA
- a CDS encoding cation:proton antiporter codes for MAADHNFILDLTVVLGASALGGYVASRLRQPVLLGYLASGFIVGPFGFQLLTEVEQIKPLAEIGVAFLLFALGVEFSLAELKRVKEIAIQGSLLQIGLTLSLVAIATSLLGWAEGWNQAVFLGSILSLSSTAVVLKTLTERGEVNTLHGQVMLAILIAQDLALGLMLAILPALDNPENLWPTLGGALLKALIFFGLAIAFGKWVVPPAIKSVARTESSELFLLTTIALCLGVALVTAALGLSIEMGAFVAGLMMSEIDYADQALAKILPLRDTFASLFFASIGMLIDPRILLDNFGIILALVILVMLGKALIILPTVLNFGYSFKTATIAALGLNQIGEFSFVLALKGFDLGLLSEEKYFLILGTTAITLVLTPLGIRSAPRLVDWFGSIPALANILRRFQQVKELSLPETMDNHVVLAGYGRVGEAIARIMHNRGYPLLVVENSEAAIQRLRQKNIPYIFGDADSELVLEKTHLEKAKALAIALPDPASTRLLLKRALEFAPNLDVVARSHNNSEIDVLTQLGAQEVVQPEFEAALEMGAHLLSTLGESQWAIQSAIQTIHQERYQSVRPDSMVSIQQKWIADATESLHHEWVVVDQTSSLDWMTLTATDIRHLTGVTVMAIQQGDDLLYYPKKQITLRSGDQLLVVGEPDEINAFRDLVEGRCLLAEGVSHWLILSDRSALVNLTPNQIWYQYQVAIQAIRRHGKLYHPVDGAMHLEIEDCLLLRADGDRLQQVIGLL; via the coding sequence ATGGCAGCAGATCATAACTTTATTTTAGATTTAACGGTGGTGTTGGGTGCTTCTGCTCTGGGAGGGTATGTGGCTAGTCGCCTGCGACAACCGGTGCTGCTGGGATATCTCGCTAGTGGGTTTATTGTGGGTCCATTTGGATTCCAGTTATTAACAGAAGTCGAACAAATTAAACCCTTAGCTGAGATTGGTGTGGCTTTTTTACTCTTTGCTTTGGGAGTTGAGTTTTCCTTAGCCGAGCTAAAACGAGTGAAGGAAATTGCAATTCAGGGAAGTTTATTACAAATTGGTTTAACGTTAAGCTTAGTTGCCATTGCCACGAGTCTTTTGGGTTGGGCAGAAGGCTGGAACCAAGCTGTTTTTCTGGGATCCATTTTATCTCTATCTTCTACAGCAGTGGTGTTGAAAACGTTGACGGAGCGAGGAGAAGTTAATACGCTCCACGGACAGGTGATGTTGGCGATCCTAATTGCTCAGGATCTGGCTTTGGGATTAATGCTGGCGATTTTACCGGCATTGGATAATCCGGAGAATTTATGGCCGACATTAGGAGGAGCTTTGTTGAAGGCGCTGATTTTCTTCGGTTTGGCGATCGCCTTTGGGAAATGGGTGGTTCCTCCTGCAATCAAAAGTGTGGCTCGCACGGAAAGTAGCGAGTTGTTTTTGCTGACCACGATTGCTTTATGTTTGGGGGTGGCCTTAGTCACCGCTGCTCTCGGACTCTCGATTGAAATGGGAGCTTTCGTCGCCGGATTAATGATGTCAGAAATTGACTATGCCGATCAAGCACTAGCGAAAATTTTGCCACTTCGCGATACATTTGCCAGTTTGTTTTTCGCCTCAATTGGCATGTTGATCGATCCGCGAATATTGCTGGATAATTTTGGCATAATTTTGGCATTAGTGATTCTGGTTATGCTGGGTAAAGCCTTAATTATTTTGCCGACTGTACTCAATTTTGGCTATTCGTTCAAAACCGCAACGATCGCAGCCTTAGGCTTAAACCAAATTGGAGAATTTTCGTTTGTTCTTGCCTTGAAAGGTTTTGACTTAGGACTGTTGAGTGAAGAAAAATATTTCTTAATTTTAGGCACGACTGCCATTACCCTCGTGCTCACTCCTTTGGGGATTCGCAGCGCTCCTCGATTAGTCGATTGGTTCGGAAGTATACCTGCTTTAGCTAATATTCTGCGCCGCTTTCAACAGGTGAAAGAATTATCTCTGCCGGAAACTATGGATAACCATGTGGTTCTGGCTGGATACGGGCGAGTGGGGGAAGCGATCGCGAGAATTATGCACAATCGCGGTTATCCTCTATTAGTCGTGGAAAATAGTGAAGCAGCGATTCAACGATTGCGGCAGAAAAATATTCCATATATCTTCGGCGATGCAGACTCGGAATTAGTTTTGGAAAAAACTCATTTAGAAAAAGCCAAAGCTCTAGCGATCGCTCTTCCCGATCCGGCGAGCACTCGCTTGCTCTTAAAACGCGCCCTGGAGTTCGCGCCGAATTTAGATGTAGTCGCTCGCTCCCATAACAATAGTGAAATTGACGTGCTGACACAATTAGGCGCTCAAGAAGTCGTCCAACCCGAATTTGAAGCCGCCTTAGAAATGGGGGCCCACTTGTTATCCACTTTGGGAGAATCTCAATGGGCCATTCAGTCAGCAATTCAAACCATTCACCAAGAGCGCTATCAAAGCGTTCGTCCGGACAGTATGGTGAGTATTCAACAGAAGTGGATTGCCGATGCCACTGAATCGTTGCATCATGAGTGGGTAGTCGTTGACCAAACTTCTTCTCTCGATTGGATGACCTTAACGGCTACAGATATTCGCCATTTAACTGGAGTAACCGTGATGGCAATTCAGCAAGGGGACGATCTGCTCTATTATCCGAAAAAACAAATTACGTTGCGATCGGGCGACCAACTGTTAGTGGTGGGCGAACCGGATGAAATTAATGCCTTCCGCGATTTAGTCGAAGGACGTTGTTTGTTAGCTGAAGGAGTGAGTCACTGGTTAATTTTGAGCGATCGCTCTGCCCTCGTTAATCTTACCCCAAACCAAATTTGGTACCAATATCAGGTGGCCATTCAAGCCATTCGTCGCCATGGAAAACTTTATCATCCTGTAGATGGCGCAATGCATTTAGAAATTGAAGATTGCTTGCTCCTGCGGGCTGATGGCGATCGCTTGCAACAGGTCATTGGCTTGCTCTAA
- a CDS encoding phycobilisome rod-core linker polypeptide: MTLVRTQDCLESSERPERLNAVYRQLFKQNRDLDFFHNSQLDSMFLSGNLTARQLVCQLLSSEMYRDYILGVNSNYHFVSLCFERVLGRPPEQSEKYEWSSFLATQGLQAFAEELTGSDEYMAVFGEDEIPTRRSLKLFSSNQNLPALPKEQSIKRYGMNPYDIAYFGSTLPWEGRMPPRLVRKIGAVFAVAGALEIARIFVEIALSALGTG, from the coding sequence ATGACATTGGTGCGAACTCAGGACTGTTTAGAGAGTTCCGAACGTCCCGAGCGCCTCAATGCGGTCTATCGCCAGTTGTTTAAACAAAACCGCGATTTAGACTTTTTTCATAATAGTCAACTCGACTCAATGTTTCTCAGTGGCAATCTGACCGCTCGTCAATTAGTGTGCCAGTTGCTGTCCTCAGAAATGTATAGGGACTACATTTTGGGAGTTAATAGTAATTACCATTTTGTCAGTCTTTGTTTTGAACGAGTGTTGGGCCGTCCGCCCGAACAGTCAGAAAAGTATGAGTGGAGTTCTTTTCTCGCAACTCAAGGTTTGCAAGCATTTGCTGAGGAACTGACGGGAAGCGATGAATACATGGCAGTTTTTGGAGAAGACGAGATCCCAACTCGCCGCTCTCTCAAACTATTCTCGAGCAATCAAAATCTGCCAGCACTGCCCAAAGAACAAAGCATTAAACGTTATGGCATGAATCCGTACGATATCGCCTATTTTGGCAGTACTCTTCCTTGGGAAGGAAGAATGCCACCTCGTTTAGTGCGTAAAATTGGGGCTGTATTTGCAGTAGCTGGGGCACTTGAAATTGCCAGGATTTTTGTTGAGATCGCTCTCTCGGCATTGGGTACGGGTTAA
- a CDS encoding EAL domain-containing protein yields the protein MEETQLPQMMDVTLGDRQPSQERQLWLTERAGVLQAIAEHAPLSKILSLLLALMESQIHDRPAAILLCDRPQNCLRVAAATALPQEYYQGFDGLPIGEARASAGTAAHRQQPVIVDDVTLDPLWKDYQELGQQCHLQAAWSIPLLSDSNRLLGTLCVYSPAPGRPNKRDWKTMELAAQLATIAIERDRTAAELAEGDRQLRQLFAALPSIPIQGYDRNLQVFFWNQGSETLYGYTAEEAIGQSLEQLIIASPLAAKLRQQYQQWIVAGEFVQPEERATRHKDGSEITASSHHFLVANGQGEPEIYCIDLNLTARDRQAEQLSQFSARLKYLHRLSTRNYQNFDELFATYLKTGCELFGLSTGMIARIELPWMYLEYVESLRPEFQPGQLFQLADRYCPPVFSEQQTLHFTSIDQYPKQQECPLYPHWHLEAYLGTPICVEDKMYGTLSFFASEERSQPFTEADCDTIELMAKDISRFITAHHNELKRQQVELALRESELKYRSIFENVSQGIFQSSIEGRYLSVNPFLADLYGYATPQELIVQITDIANQLYVDPQRRQQLQDLIEEQSTVYNIESQVYRRDGEIIWVSETQRGVWDDRGNLLYYEGTVEDITARRLAEEQLQYNAYHDRLTGLKNRTWFIDRLKETIASYHRGEMQLYSVLFIDLDRFKVINDSLGHWVGDDLLQRVAQRLQETLERDLPPSMTLTLARFGGDEFAVLLGGLEHMAEATTIAQQLVDAMDTPFSMADYEFSLGASIGVTGATADYQLPDELLRDADLAMYQAKAKGGGQFVCFEKIMHPRAVARLQLEHDLTRALELEELSLCYQPVICLRTGDLKGFEALLRWNHTQKGWISPAEFIPVAEEVGFIGKLGWWVLQQSCAQLQHWREHLSRTRTLAINVNLSLVQLKQTNLVGRIENLLRSHHLPGSCLNLEITETSFMETSQLDASILQQLKGLGLGLSIDDFGTGYSSLSRLHQLPLDIIKIDRAFVDGIETDSSKEAIAQTIISLAHHLGAQLVCEGIETTAQCLKLQELGCEYGQGYLFSRPLTTDATTKLLQQSDFQQAINWSACNNSQQTSSDT from the coding sequence ATGGAGGAGACCCAGTTACCGCAGATGATGGATGTAACCCTTGGCGATCGCCAACCCAGCCAAGAACGCCAACTGTGGCTCACCGAACGAGCAGGAGTTTTACAGGCGATCGCCGAACATGCCCCTCTCTCAAAAATTCTGTCCTTGTTGCTCGCACTGATGGAGAGCCAAATTCACGATCGTCCTGCCGCTATTTTACTGTGCGATCGCCCGCAGAACTGTTTGCGAGTTGCTGCTGCAACCGCTCTTCCTCAAGAGTATTACCAAGGCTTCGACGGCTTACCCATTGGCGAAGCTAGAGCCTCTGCAGGAACGGCAGCCCATCGCCAACAACCCGTTATCGTTGATGATGTGACCCTCGATCCCCTGTGGAAAGATTACCAAGAGTTAGGGCAACAGTGTCATCTGCAAGCGGCCTGGTCAATTCCGCTCCTCTCCGACAGCAATCGCCTGCTCGGCACTCTCTGCGTTTACAGTCCCGCACCCGGCCGCCCCAATAAACGAGACTGGAAAACCATGGAACTCGCCGCCCAATTAGCTACAATTGCCATCGAACGAGATCGAACCGCTGCTGAACTGGCTGAAGGCGATCGGCAATTGCGCCAACTCTTCGCAGCACTTCCCTCCATCCCCATACAAGGGTACGATCGCAACTTACAAGTCTTCTTTTGGAATCAAGGCAGCGAAACTCTCTACGGATACACGGCCGAAGAAGCGATCGGTCAATCCTTAGAGCAATTAATTATTGCTTCTCCCCTCGCTGCCAAGCTTCGTCAGCAATACCAACAGTGGATTGTTGCCGGAGAATTCGTGCAACCGGAAGAACGAGCGACTCGCCACAAAGATGGATCGGAAATTACAGCAAGCTCTCACCATTTTCTAGTTGCCAACGGACAAGGAGAGCCGGAAATTTATTGCATCGATCTCAACTTAACCGCACGCGATCGGCAAGCCGAACAACTCTCCCAATTTAGTGCCCGACTGAAATACTTACACCGCCTGAGTACCCGTAATTACCAAAATTTTGATGAATTATTTGCCACCTATTTAAAAACTGGGTGCGAATTGTTTGGATTGAGTACGGGAATGATTGCCCGCATTGAACTGCCTTGGATGTATTTAGAATATGTGGAAAGCCTGCGCCCTGAATTTCAACCCGGCCAGTTATTTCAGCTTGCCGATCGCTATTGTCCCCCTGTCTTTTCCGAACAACAAACATTACATTTCACCTCAATTGACCAATACCCAAAGCAGCAAGAGTGCCCCCTATACCCCCATTGGCATTTAGAAGCTTATTTAGGAACGCCAATTTGTGTTGAAGATAAAATGTATGGCACGCTCAGTTTTTTCGCGAGCGAGGAGAGAAGTCAACCTTTTACCGAGGCCGATTGCGATACCATCGAGCTAATGGCCAAAGATATCTCTCGCTTTATTACCGCTCATCACAATGAATTAAAGCGGCAACAAGTGGAATTAGCCTTACGAGAGAGCGAGCTGAAATACCGGAGTATTTTTGAAAATGTGAGCCAAGGGATTTTTCAAAGCTCTATTGAAGGACGTTATTTGAGTGTTAATCCTTTCTTAGCAGATTTGTATGGATATGCCACGCCGCAAGAGCTAATAGTACAAATCACGGATATTGCCAATCAACTTTATGTCGATCCCCAACGCCGCCAGCAATTGCAGGACTTAATTGAAGAGCAGAGTACGGTTTACAATATCGAGTCGCAAGTCTATCGCCGCGATGGGGAAATTATTTGGGTTTCAGAAACTCAACGAGGGGTGTGGGACGATCGCGGCAATCTTCTCTACTATGAAGGAACGGTAGAAGATATCACCGCTCGCCGACTGGCCGAAGAGCAACTCCAATACAATGCTTACCACGATCGCCTCACCGGTTTAAAGAATCGCACTTGGTTTATCGATCGCTTAAAAGAAACCATTGCATCCTATCACCGAGGAGAAATGCAACTCTATAGCGTACTGTTTATCGACCTGGATCGATTTAAGGTGATTAATGATAGTCTCGGACACTGGGTGGGCGACGATCTGCTACAGCGGGTGGCCCAAAGGTTGCAAGAAACCCTAGAGCGAGATCTGCCTCCTTCGATGACTCTAACGTTAGCTCGGTTTGGAGGCGATGAGTTTGCAGTATTGTTAGGGGGACTCGAGCATATGGCTGAGGCCACAACCATTGCGCAACAATTGGTGGATGCGATGGATACTCCCTTTAGTATGGCTGACTACGAATTTTCTCTCGGAGCGAGTATTGGAGTCACTGGCGCAACGGCTGACTATCAGCTACCCGATGAACTCTTGCGCGATGCCGACTTGGCAATGTACCAGGCAAAAGCGAAAGGAGGCGGGCAATTTGTCTGTTTTGAGAAAATTATGCATCCTCGGGCTGTTGCCCGCTTGCAACTCGAACACGATCTCACTCGTGCCCTCGAGTTAGAGGAACTTTCCCTGTGCTATCAACCTGTCATTTGCTTAAGAACTGGAGATCTAAAAGGATTTGAGGCTCTGCTACGCTGGAATCATACTCAAAAAGGATGGATTTCACCGGCTGAGTTTATTCCAGTTGCCGAAGAAGTTGGATTTATTGGGAAATTAGGTTGGTGGGTTTTGCAACAGAGTTGCGCCCAGTTGCAACATTGGCGAGAGCACTTATCTCGGACTCGAACTCTGGCAATCAATGTGAATTTATCACTGGTGCAACTGAAACAAACCAATTTAGTCGGACGGATTGAGAATTTATTGCGATCGCACCATCTTCCCGGCAGTTGCCTCAACCTCGAAATTACCGAAACCAGCTTTATGGAAACCTCCCAGCTCGATGCCTCCATTTTACAGCAGCTCAAGGGCTTGGGCTTGGGATTATCTATCGACGATTTTGGTACTGGGTACTCGTCTCTGAGTCGCTTGCACCAATTACCTCTGGATATTATCAAGATCGACCGCGCCTTCGTTGATGGTATCGAAACCGACAGTAGCAAAGAGGCGATCGCGCAAACCATTATCTCTCTCGCCCACCATCTGGGGGCCCAACTCGTCTGTGAAGGGATTGAAACTACTGCCCAATGCTTAAAACTACAAGAACTCGGTTGTGAATACGGACAAGGCTACCTCTTTTCCCGCCCTCTCACCACTGATGCAACAACGAAACTCTTGCAGCAGTCTGATTTCCAGCAGGCCATCAATTGGTCGGCTTGCAATAACTCGCAACAAACCTCTTCTGACACCTAA
- the psaK gene encoding photosystem I reaction center subunit PsaK — protein sequence MLHLTILATAVPHTVTWSPAVGIVMIICNVIAIALGKMTMATPSAQPELMMPEYFGGMGFPALLATTSLGHIIGFGAILGLANMGIL from the coding sequence ATGCTTCATTTAACTATCTTAGCTACGGCTGTTCCACACACTGTCACTTGGAGTCCTGCAGTGGGAATAGTCATGATTATTTGTAATGTAATTGCGATCGCCTTGGGTAAAATGACGATGGCTACCCCGAGCGCTCAACCTGAGCTGATGATGCCTGAATATTTTGGAGGCATGGGTTTTCCCGCCCTGTTAGCTACCACTAGCTTGGGTCATATTATCGGGTTTGGCGCTATTTTAGGATTAGCCAATATGGGCATTCTCTAA